The window CGGAGTCCAGGTCGCTTCGGCGCAGGCCGACCTCGACGAGTCGACCGTCCTGGCGATCCTCCAGGGCAAGACGCACGCGCCGAAGTCGCTCATCGTCCGGGAAGAGACGAACCGTCCGAAGACGACGCAAGCGCCCAAGAGCGCCCTCTCCCGGATCAAGATCATCGAGAAGCCGGCGGCTCCCGCGCGCAAGCCCGAGGCGCCGCCCAGGCCCGCCGAGC of the Thermoanaerobaculia bacterium genome contains:
- a CDS encoding translation initiation factor IF-2 N-terminal domain-containing protein; this translates as MAKIRVHELAQQMGVGDRELMFLLQSIGVQVASAQADLDESTVLAILQGKTHAPKSLIVREETNRPKTTQAPKSALSRIKIIEKPAAPARKPEAPPRPAE